Within the Miscanthus floridulus cultivar M001 chromosome 2, ASM1932011v1, whole genome shotgun sequence genome, the region gacagttggcgcgccaggtaggggactctgcgtgtcagcttcgtcatcctaacaaattccggatggcagaccccgttcAACCACTACGTCTCGGCACGATAGTCTGGTTCGGAAGCCTAGAGTTCAtttctctaggacatgagtacgatatggtactcctcccacccagagcctCATCGACCGACGACGATGCCACGCACCAGCAGCCCGCGCGCAGGCGGCGCTCGGGCCAACGCTCCCGCCGCAACCGACAAGCACGGCGCCCGTGGGACCGCCTCAACATCATGCAAGACCAGGGCGACGCTCCGCGCACCGCTGGTTTCCCCCACCCGGCTGTCGGTAtagagtccctggctggggacctgtccagCTTAAGTCTGGGCGAAAGGGAGACGCCGATAGCACGCAGCAACGCCCCGTCagcaagctctgccccgccgccTCCTGAGGAACCGACTCCGGCGGAGCTGAACCCGGCGGTGGCCCCATCtttgtaccccttcgggttgagaaatgccaccgccacCTACTCTCTCGCCTACGCCTCCACTCACGCGGAGCCTTCGAAGCCCTCGGGAGGCCAACGTTTCGCCCTTGACTTCTCCGCCGGAACTTTGGCCTACACCCGCGCTGAGTCCTCGGAAGAGGACaaggcgtgggccggagcagaCTTCTCAGGCCtctgcgaccctgaagccatgcgtcacttcatggccgcaagcgactattgcttcggttactccgactccgatgacgagGGCACTTacaatcccactcgtgagtgcttccacgtcgggctcgggatgccaagagcTGGTGATGACGATGCGGGGGCAGGCAACCGTTCCCCCCACGCGAGGGGGAGGTGGCGCAACATCTCCGCACATCGGATCCCCggcagcgcggaacgagaaccccgcccCCGAGGGACTCCAATGCcttgacctagagcagctccgtgagcttcaggccaaggtcgaacaagaccggctCCTTCTGTGGTAGCTCCGAGAGACACTCGAGCGAGAGCAGCGGGGGCATGGTGACGGCGGAGCATCCCGGCTAAGGGCTCGCGACGTctaccaccgcatcaacgacgacgagggGGGTGCGCTACCCCCCACCTTCAATCACGCTGGCCAGAacattgccgcagcggcgatgcTGATCCGAACGATGCCCGAGCCATCAACCACCGAGGGGTAGCGAGCCCACGGCGTGCTCCGAGGCCTTCttgagaccgccgcggtgcaacAGGCCGAAAGCTCCGCGTCTCGACGGCGCAGAGACACCTCAAGACAGCCCTCAGTACACGACCGCCTCAGGGCCCCCTCGGTGGACGATCGCCTtcgggccccctcggtgcacgatcgCCTCAGGGcaccctcggtgcacgaccgcctcggcgaacggcgcgaggcgcaaggcgaccacaaCGTGGTCATAGGACGACGACGCCGCGACCGTGATGGGGCTGCCCGAGGTTACCAAACGCACCGGGGCGGCCGCTACGACAGCGacgaggaccgtagtccttctccggGACCACccggccctcgagtcttcagcaaggctATCCGCAGCGCCCACTTCCCGGTCCGGTTTCgacaaccggccaacctctcgaaatacagcggcgagaccaaccccgagctgtggCTGGCCGACTACCGCCTGGCATGTCAGCTAGGCAgtgcggatgatgacctgctcatcatccgcaacctgcctttgttcctgtcagactcagcgcgagcctggctcgaacacctttcCCCCatgcagatccacgactggcgagacttggtaaaggtcttcgtcgggaatttctagggcacgtacGCACGTccagggaactcctgggacctcaagagttgtcgccagaagccagatgagtctctccgagactttatCCGGCGATTCTCCAAACAATGCACTGAGCTGCCTAGCATCGGCGACTCGGAAATCGTCcaggcattcctctctggcaccacctgccgagacctggttcgGGAGTTAGGCCGGAGCATGCCAACCACGGCATcagcactcctcgacatcgcgacCAGTTTCGCCTTAGGCGAAGAggccgttggggccatcttccccaacaacaaaGGGAAACGGAGCGACGAGATCCCCGAGGCCTCGACATCCCGCCCCGccctgaaaaagaaaaagggtcgtcAGGGGAAgcgggaggtcctcgaggccggcctCATCGTGGCCGCGGACCGCAAGAACCCCCGAGGCCcagggctcttcgacgacatgctcaagaaaccctgcccttaccatcagggcccggtgaagcacaccctcgaggagtgcaccatgcttcggcgttactacgccaagctcggactCCCCAACGATGATGTCAAGAGAAGGGGCACGGACGATAAGGGCAACGACAAGGATGACGaattccccgaggtacacaatgtCTTCATGATTTTCGGCGGTCCCTTAGCGTGCCTCACGACGCGCCAACGAAAGAAGGAgcaccgagaggtcttctcggtcaaggtggccactccccagtacctcaactggtctcgcgaagcaatcacctttgaccgggaCGACCATCCTGATCACGTCCCAAACCCCGGGCGGTACCCGCTCGTcgttgacccgatcgtcggcaacacccgactctccaaggtgctcatggacggaggcagcggcctcaacatcctctacgctaaCACCCTGGAGATCCTGGAGCTCGACCGGTCACAACTCCGGGGCGatgccgcgcccttccacggcatcgttcTGGGGATGCGCCGTCGGCCCCTCGGGCGTATCGACTTGGCCGTCTGCTTTGGctccccctccaactaccgcaaggaggtccttaccttcgaggtggttgggttcagggggacctaccacgccatcctgggacgtccatgttacgccaaattcatggcgatccccaactacacctaccttaagctcaagatgccgggccccaacggcgtcatcactatcgagtccacgtacgagcatgcatacgactgcgacgtcgaatgcgTCGAGTACGCCAAGGCTCTCATCGAAGCTGAGACCCTCCTGGTCAACCTCGACCAGCTCGACAGTGAGGCACCAGACTCTAAGCGCCGAGCCGGGACCTTCGAGCCAGCAGAGGCTatcaagctcatcccggtcgaccccacctgctccagcgaccgagcactaaggatcagcgccaccctcgacagcaaataggaggccgtgctcattGACTTTCTCCGCACGAACGCCGATAttttcgcgtggagtccctcggacatgccgggcataccgagggaagttGCCGAGCACGCCTTGAACATTCGGGCCGGCTCCAGACCAGTGAAacagcgcctacgccgattcgacgaagagaagcgcagggccatcggcgaggaggtgcagaagctttctgcggccggattcatcaaggaagtatcccacccggagtggttagctaatcctgtgttagttaaaaagaaaaatggaaaatggaggatgtgtgtagactacaccggtctaaacaaggcatgtccaaaagttccgtttccattacctcgaatcgatcaaatcgtcgactccacggcggggtgcgagaccctgtctttccttgatgcgtactccggttaccatcagatcaaaatgaaagagtccgaccagctcgcgacttctttcatcaccccatttggcctgtactgctacacgactatgccattcggcctcagaaatgcaggggccatgtaccagcgatgcatgacccaggcctttggcgagcacatcgggcgaaccatcgaagcctatgtggacgacatcgtagtcaagtccaggcaGGCCAGTGACCTCATCAAagacttggagatagccttcaaatgcctcagggaaaatggcatcaagctcaaccctgagaagtgtgtctttggggtcccccgaggcatgctcttggggttcatagtctcggagcgcggcatcgaagctaacccaaagaaggtctcggccgtgaccaacatgggaccaatccgagacatcaagggagtgcagagggttatgggatgccttgcggccctgagtcgcttcatctcatgccttggcgaaaaaggtctgcctctgtaccgcctcttgagaaaatctgaacgcttttcctggacccccgaggccgaagaatccCTCACTAAGCTCAAAGCagtgctcaccaatcctcccgtcctagtgCCACCAACCAAAGGCgaagccctcttactctacgtcgccgcaacaacccaagtggttagcgtggccatagtggtcgagaggcaggaagaggggcacgctctacccgtccaacgacctgtttacttcatcagcgaggtgctctccgagaccaagacacgctacccccacatccagaagctgatctatgcCATAATCTTGGCTCGAtgcaaactgcgtcactacttcgagtcccacccggttaccgtggtgtcatctttccccttgggagagatagtccataaccgggaggcctcggggaGAATTGCTAAGTGGGCCGtagaactcatgggggaagccctgtctttcgCACCCCAAAAggccatcaagtctcaggtcttggccgatttcgtggcagaATGGACCGATACCCAACTACCACCTACTCAAGTCTAGGCGGagtactggaccatgtacttcgacgggtctctgatgaagaccggggcaggcgcgggtctgctcttcatctcccCCCTCGGGGTACATATGCGCTACGTAATCCGACTCTACTTCGCCGCTTCCAACAACgtcgccgagtacgaggccctcgttaACGgcctgcagatcgccatcgaacttggggcacggcgcctcgacgttCGAGGAGATTCGCAGCTTGTCATCaatcaggtgatgaaggagtcaaattgccatgaccccaagatggaggcatattgCACGATGGTACGCagcctagaggacaagttcgatggcctcgaactcaaccacatcgcatgaaagttcaacgaggccgcagacgaactggcaaagatggcgtcggcgcaGACCCCGGTCTCCCCGAacatcttcgctagagacctccacaagccatccgtcgactacgcctcggcgacggaagagggcccatcggccgagcccaccacagggcccgaggcccccccTGCCACCGAGACCCCGctagccgagcccgaggccatggcgattgacgcagagcctcccaaggccgaccaaggaacggactggcgagtccctttccttgatcgcctcgttcgaggagagcttcctgcggacAGAACCGAGGCCCAACGGCTTGCAcgacgagccaagacttacgtcctctgcaacggcgagttgtataggcatagcccatctggtattctccaacgatacatcaccaccgaggctggccaatccctactttgggacttgcacgtgggagtctacgggcaccacgcggcgcctcaggcgctcgtgggtaacgccttccgccaaggtttctattggccaacagcggtggccgacgccacgaagctagtacgctcctacgagggatgccagtactacgctcgacagacgcacctctcggcccaagccctccaaaccatccccatcacatggccattcgctgtgtgggggctggacatggttgggcctctgcagaaggcacccgggggctatacccatctgctggtagccatcgacaaattctccaaatggatcgaggctcatccgatcactcagatcaaatccgagcaaacggtgctgttctttacggatatcatccacaggttcggaatCACAAATACCATCATCACCGATAATGGGacgcaattcaccggccacaagttcctgacattCTACGACGACtgccacatccgtgtggcctggtcggccgtaggacatcccaggacaaacggccaagtagaacgtgcaaacggcatgatcctacaaggtctcaaacctaggatacacaaccggttgaagaaatttggcaagaaatggcttgccgaactcccatcggtcatttggagcctgaggaatacgccgagccgagccacgggatttacaccgttcttcctggtctatggggccgaggccatcctccccactgacctagagtatggttccccgagactacaggcctacaacgagcaaagcaaccgcactgcccacgaagatgccctcgaccaactggaggaagcccgagacgtcgcgctactacactcggcaaaataccaaCAAGCCCTAcaacgctaccaagcccggcacattcggagccgagacctgaaggtgggcgacctggtgttgaagctgaggcagagcaataagggccgtcataagctgaccccgccatgggaagggccgtacatcgtcgcccaagtactgaagcccggaacctacaagctagccaacgagaagggcgaaatcttcaccaacgcttggaacatagaatagctacgtcgtttctacccttaaatttctaaacgttgtttacattgtttctcgaaatacaataaagaagcgttcttagttgttataatctttcgaggagcccccttatagacaagtcgattgtatagaGCCTAAGGACCGTAtgatcgtctcaaaggcgaaaaggccggccgagccgtgagaacggcctacgcctccgggctacggcagctccctcaccaccttttcacccaaaggacagcttaggctccgaggaagttctgtgcagagagcttgtctatcaataggggctcgacgtcacaatagcgctataagggagactcggctctgcctctgcaaagctgagcctccctcgggggctaaaaagggggaaccccctaagtcccaaacaccgtttgttaatggtctttcaaaaaatttctacgccaaactctctcgcgctccgacgggaccttcacaagaaacccaaagaccaaaagcttgtctcgaggccaaagggccggtcgagtcatgagaacggcctacgcctctgggctacggcagctccctcaccacccttcgccaaatgatggcttaggttccgaggaatttctttgcgggttcccaagatcgagacagagggcacaggctcggaagtagaacagaaaacggttaaaaggcgcacatacgcaaatactttaaaggcctcgacggccacaaaaacgtcatggtatggcaactaactcaatccggttacatggccccttttggcccaggtcaaagctcaaggatcggcggccggcgcgggagggaccacctcttcttcaaatagaccggccagcgctgtgccaggtgcctcggccgcctccaacagcttcacgacctctgcatcagcctcctcgtcatcttctggcaacacgtagccgtcgctgacagcctcgaggttgatggcgtagtgcaaggagacgacggccagggcgcgcttgacacccgtgtgcaacgccccccggagcctctcgtggacgcggccgctcaacgcaatcaggcggctcccaagggagctagctgattggaccccctcgacgtccagggcctcacaggcggtacggacagcgctgcgcagcgcctcgtgctcccggacctcaacatccagcgccgcttgcgctgcgatggaggcctcagccgcctaggaggcctctttctccagatctacgtcgtgacgaggggtcaggagtcaaacgcgaaccagaacaaaaagaacaaggagcacggttcagcggaacttaccctcagccttgctcttccagtctaaggcctcgacctgagaggcctcggccgccttggtagcctctgccaaggcgactttcgtcagctgatgctcgctctgctccgcacccagctgcccggctgtggccttggcagaggccgtcgcttcttgggcccgagacctgaaggagtcccactcctcctccagttccttgatcttcgccaccagaggggcagactgctccttagccgtggccaactcggcctgaatgtcagcacaacgaaggcggaggtcctccacttctgcACTTCacgccgacaaaagcccctgggcatcggcaagcaggcccttctgccgccggagctggtcccagatatccctctcccttcgtaggaaacaccgatttcccaagggaccgggtctcgagctcctaaaaaggcaaaaaacgcacgtcaaatactgcgagggggctcggagagaaaacaacgcggcacgagagaggaaagtacttacctgggtgacaccgggcaagtccccttccataatagtcatcgctgtctgcagcgactacactgccagttggcggtactgctcgagggtatcccatcgccccccctctgcgatatcttcaagggtgaacacgggctccccctcagggtcagcccggttctgccagaaaacacgcgggaagttccacccacgcgGCTCGGgcctcggcgggatctgggactggctgctccgtggtactggccgcctcgacgtccaccgcctccttcccatgggaggaatcatcagacgagattgtctgaaccaggggcggcgccaaaacttgctccgtctccatctccatcgcctcggcctcgacggacccgggggctctggcctccgccatctctacctcggtggccccggcgtccaccgccctgacttcggaggtcttgggggctccggcctcaccctcaatggcctcggcaatggtggacgccccagcctccttcgccccaagacccacGACATCGCGGGGCGtgggcacctcctcctccactcgctctgcggccgcctcggcacccttttcctgggcagccacctcctccgaaacggccctgctagacgccgcgccacgctgcacgctagcctgcgcctccgctgcctgatgggcggaggagctaacgttcaccttgagcgccatacggggcgccaaggcaggatcttccaccagatgcttctggctggaagcaaagacactcccaaggtcagcatgcgaccaaggggcaaacaagaagtactacggactccaccagaaaaagacgcttaccgcgaacggggatgcagccgcttcggcaccgccagcctcctctgcaacagCAGCGGTGGCAGCAGCAGCACGGCCTCTGTGTCCACCGGTGCTAGCCGGCCTCCGCCGGACCCCGGCACcctcctcgacccttcgtggagacaatggggtcgcccccaccgtcgctcgctccacctccaccgtcgagcccatcgggctgacggcacgctcctccgacacccgcgcctcgggcgtgtcggcctcggccccaggacaggccgccaccggccccgggacacctcctcctcctaggagcatcaggctccttgccagtgccccgggcaccatctccctaatgtcgggaaGGTGTTCCAGGcaagccgtccccacctcgcgcccgccgccgtcgcccgaagaatctgacaccgacgacgagggagacggctccaacgggagatcgtcgagcttctgacgccggcgacgggcatccagcttttcgcgcgcgaggagcttcttcgtgcgcttcgcctccttggcatctttcttcttcttctgctcctcggcgcgcgccctgttcacggctcgccgccgggcgtcctcgggaacgggcggcggggagtctcgcacgtttcttatcccctgtgggaacgacgaagtaagacaacagacaaaaaaggcgaaaaacaagaaggccacgaaagcctcggcaacatccaacttaccagtgaaatgtgcccccgcgacgggcgcatcgggaacggcatcaaatcgcCAATCTttggcttcccgtctaccgcctctctcacccgacgcagggtctcgtcgtcggtaagggcgaaggcgaacatcttgataccggcgatcggatcgctcggggtcatctcgaacagccgccgccgccgagccatcagcggcagcaccctccggcggtgaaaagccgccacgaccacggccgccgaaaggccgcggtcacgcagcttccccaaggccctcaagagcggttccagcctaggctgatcgaccttgatgacgccgtatccccatttctctggctgactctctacaacccgcccggtataggggggaagtcctccgtcgtcgttgcggaggtagaaccagctgtcataccaacgacggttggacgatgacagctgggccgggacgtagagggactgccggtcttggcgcacct harbors:
- the LOC136536179 gene encoding uncharacterized protein, with product MYFDGSLMKTGAGAGLLFISPLGVHMRYVIRLYFAASNNVAEYEALVNGLQIAIELGARRLDVRGDSQLVINQVMKESNCHDPKMEAYCTMVRSLEDKFDGLELNHIA